A single genomic interval of Nostoc commune NIES-4072 harbors:
- the gndA gene encoding NADP-dependent phosphogluconate dehydrogenase — MTLQSFGVIGLAVMGENIALNVERNGFPIAVYNRSREKTDAFMAQRATGRNVKAAFTLEEFVALLERPRKILVMVQAGKPVDAVIAQLKPLLEEGDIIIDGGNSWFEDTERRTQELEPAGLRYLGMGVSGGEEGALNGPSLMPGGTTSSYEFLSPIFNKIAAQVDDGPCVTYIGPGGSGHYVKMVHNGIEYGDMQLIAEAYDLLKNVAGLDHNQLHEVFAEWNTTDELDSFLIEITKNIFPYIDPETKKPLVDLIVDAAGQKGTGRWTVQTALELGVAIPTITAAVNARIISSIKEERVAASKVLTGPSGKYDGQTKDFINKVRDALYCSKICSYAQGMALLSTASKTYNWNLDLGEMARIWKGGCIIRARFLNKIKKAFSENPALPNLLLAPEFKQTILDRQTAWREVIATAATLGIPVPAFSASLDYFDSYRRDRLPQNLTQAQRDYFGAHTYLRLDKPGSFHTEWVPIAEAKK, encoded by the coding sequence ATGACACTACAAAGCTTTGGTGTGATTGGATTAGCCGTTATGGGTGAGAACATCGCTCTAAACGTGGAGCGCAATGGCTTCCCAATTGCAGTTTACAACCGCTCCCGAGAAAAAACGGATGCGTTTATGGCGCAGCGTGCTACAGGACGGAACGTCAAAGCCGCCTTTACCTTGGAAGAATTCGTTGCCTTATTGGAACGTCCCCGCAAAATCCTAGTAATGGTGCAAGCTGGTAAACCAGTGGATGCGGTGATTGCTCAACTCAAACCCTTGTTAGAGGAAGGCGATATCATTATTGACGGTGGCAACTCTTGGTTTGAAGATACGGAACGACGCACTCAGGAATTAGAACCCGCAGGGCTTCGGTATCTTGGTATGGGTGTCAGTGGCGGTGAAGAAGGAGCGCTAAATGGGCCTTCACTGATGCCTGGAGGTACAACAAGCTCTTACGAGTTTCTATCACCAATTTTCAACAAAATTGCTGCCCAAGTCGATGATGGCCCTTGTGTAACCTACATTGGCCCTGGTGGTTCTGGCCACTATGTCAAAATGGTACACAACGGCATTGAGTATGGCGATATGCAGCTAATTGCTGAAGCCTACGACTTGCTGAAAAATGTTGCTGGATTAGACCATAATCAGTTACATGAGGTGTTTGCTGAATGGAACACCACCGATGAACTCGATTCATTTTTGATTGAGATTACGAAGAATATCTTCCCATATATTGACCCAGAAACAAAAAAACCCCTGGTGGATTTGATTGTTGATGCAGCCGGTCAAAAGGGAACTGGACGCTGGACTGTGCAAACTGCGTTGGAATTGGGAGTTGCTATTCCTACAATTACAGCAGCAGTTAATGCCCGGATTATATCTTCGATTAAAGAGGAGCGGGTTGCAGCATCTAAAGTCCTCACAGGCCCCAGTGGCAAGTATGACGGGCAAACCAAGGACTTTATCAATAAAGTACGCGATGCTCTCTATTGCTCAAAAATCTGTTCTTATGCTCAAGGGATGGCGTTGCTATCCACAGCTTCAAAAACATATAACTGGAATTTGGATCTGGGCGAAATGGCGCGGATTTGGAAAGGTGGTTGTATTATTCGCGCTCGCTTTTTGAATAAGATTAAGAAGGCTTTTAGCGAAAATCCAGCTTTGCCTAACTTGCTGTTAGCTCCCGAATTTAAGCAGACAATTCTCGATAGACAAACTGCTTGGCGGGAAGTAATTGCGACAGCTGCAACACTGGGAATTCCAGTACCCGCGTTTAGCGCATCCTTGGATTATTTTGACAGCTATCGCCGCGATCGCTTGCCTCAAAATCTAACTCAAGCACAACGTGACTACTTTGGCGCACATACTTATCTGCGTCTTGATAAGCCCGGAAGTTTCCACACTGAATGGGTACCGATTGCTGAAGCTAAGAAGTAA
- a CDS encoding DUF3536 domain-containing protein, translating to MTSAAEMPASSGSTLTLHSDPNNTKETDPLRKANGVYVTVHGHFYQPPRENPYLDAIERQPSAAPFHDWNERIHWECYRPNAFARVLNDQGEVVGIVNNYEYFSFNIGPTLMSWLERYDVEVYQRILEADAKSSDRLHGHGNAIAQVYNHIIMPLANERDKYTQIRWGKEDFRSRFGRDPEGMWLAETAVDYATLEALVAEGIRFIVLAPSQALRCRPLPTPDHPHPEWIEVGGSQIDSTRPYRCYLKPTLDTSSSPLSAIKEGNRDSNHSPLPTPHSPRYIDIFFYDGPISRDMGFSDVVYNSSHFAGRIGSAVRGDHRLAQLISVATDGETFGHHKKGTEKTLAYAFTKEFPQQGWTVTNFAHYLSLNSPSWEVELKSVTAWSCAHGVGRWEDDCGCGGEGSVWHQKWRRPLRDSLNWLRDQLTEVYTEHGKQLFRDPWLARDEYIQVMRDRSATNVNRFLARHQTHKLTAAEQVDALRLLEMQRHALLMFTSCGWFFEEISRPEGTQILRYAARALELAGEVAGVQLEKGFVKRLGLAPSNVDQFKHGAEIYRQLVLTAQLGFKQVAAHYAITSLFTNQKPAETHNSLPRKDAADKQSQRYHKRVYCYAANELDYQLQRMGSLTLAVGNLKLVSEITWESEHLVFAVLHLGGWDFHCGIQQFTGRRNYSQLKEKLFGALKQASAAHTILAMTQLFGEEAFNLQNLFAEERHRIMGLLTEETLARLGQLYTQAYRDNYGVLMAFHRDEIAVPQELQVAADIALGHRCLMTLRSLEQDIADPQKSWSHILELEAIATEAKHLRCRLNIPDGKRMLEQLIARWLWQLLHDANGSFNADIQLLERLIDVGDQLNIDVSLQRSQELYFSCLHSQIGPVCITSVDNEADNQCLQLLKLGKKLAVDVSMISSQLR from the coding sequence ATGACTTCTGCTGCTGAAATGCCAGCTAGCTCTGGCTCAACGTTAACATTACATTCAGATCCCAATAACACCAAAGAAACCGATCCCCTGAGAAAGGCTAATGGTGTTTATGTGACGGTGCATGGTCATTTTTACCAGCCACCAAGGGAAAACCCTTATCTGGACGCAATTGAACGCCAACCGAGCGCTGCACCTTTCCATGACTGGAATGAGCGGATTCATTGGGAATGCTATCGTCCAAATGCCTTTGCCAGAGTCTTAAATGACCAAGGCGAAGTAGTGGGGATCGTCAATAATTATGAGTATTTCAGTTTTAATATCGGGCCAACGCTGATGTCGTGGCTAGAACGCTACGATGTGGAGGTTTATCAGCGCATTTTAGAGGCGGATGCCAAGAGTAGCGATCGCTTACATGGGCACGGCAATGCGATCGCGCAAGTATACAATCACATCATCATGCCTCTGGCGAATGAACGCGACAAATATACCCAAATTCGCTGGGGTAAAGAAGACTTCCGCTCCCGCTTTGGACGTGATCCCGAAGGGATGTGGCTAGCAGAAACTGCTGTAGACTACGCAACTTTAGAAGCCCTAGTTGCTGAGGGTATTCGCTTCATTGTCCTTGCACCGTCTCAAGCACTGCGTTGTCGTCCCCTCCCCACTCCAGATCATCCCCATCCTGAATGGATCGAAGTCGGCGGTAGTCAGATTGATTCTACCCGTCCCTATCGGTGTTATTTAAAGCCCACATTAGACACTTCATCTTCACCTCTGAGTGCGATCAAAGAAGGGAATAGGGACAGTAACCACTCCCCACTCCCCACTCCCCACTCCCCCCGTTATATTGATATCTTCTTCTACGATGGCCCGATATCGCGGGATATGGGTTTTAGTGATGTGGTTTATAATTCCAGTCACTTTGCCGGACGTATCGGTTCGGCAGTGCGTGGGGATCATCGTCTGGCACAGTTGATTTCTGTGGCGACAGATGGGGAAACCTTTGGACATCACAAAAAGGGAACTGAGAAAACTTTAGCCTACGCCTTTACCAAAGAGTTTCCTCAACAGGGTTGGACGGTGACGAACTTTGCCCATTACCTCAGCTTAAATTCTCCCAGTTGGGAAGTGGAATTGAAGTCAGTCACAGCCTGGAGTTGCGCCCACGGTGTCGGCAGATGGGAGGATGACTGTGGTTGCGGTGGTGAAGGCTCAGTTTGGCATCAGAAATGGCGTCGTCCCTTGCGGGATTCCCTAAATTGGCTGCGGGATCAGCTAACTGAGGTGTATACAGAACATGGTAAGCAGTTATTTCGCGATCCCTGGCTAGCACGAGATGAATATATCCAAGTAATGCGCGATCGCTCTGCTACCAATGTCAACCGTTTCCTCGCCCGTCATCAAACCCACAAACTAACCGCAGCCGAACAAGTAGACGCTTTACGCTTGTTAGAAATGCAGCGTCACGCTTTGTTGATGTTTACTAGTTGCGGTTGGTTTTTTGAAGAAATTTCTCGTCCGGAGGGGACACAAATTCTGCGCTACGCCGCCCGTGCTTTGGAATTGGCAGGGGAAGTGGCAGGTGTGCAATTGGAAAAAGGCTTTGTCAAACGTCTTGGTTTAGCCCCCAGTAATGTGGATCAGTTCAAACACGGTGCGGAAATTTATCGGCAACTCGTCTTAACTGCCCAACTTGGCTTTAAGCAAGTAGCAGCCCATTACGCCATTACTTCTCTATTTACCAATCAGAAACCCGCAGAGACACATAATTCTCTACCGAGAAAAGATGCTGCTGATAAACAGTCTCAGCGTTACCATAAGCGGGTTTATTGCTACGCTGCCAATGAGCTAGATTACCAACTGCAACGCATGGGATCGCTAACTCTGGCTGTGGGAAATTTAAAGCTGGTATCAGAAATTACTTGGGAAAGCGAGCATTTGGTATTTGCGGTTCTGCATTTGGGAGGCTGGGATTTCCACTGCGGCATTCAACAATTTACTGGGCGACGTAACTACAGCCAATTAAAAGAAAAGCTGTTTGGGGCGCTAAAACAAGCTAGCGCGGCTCATACTATCTTGGCAATGACACAGCTATTTGGCGAAGAGGCTTTCAACTTACAGAATCTATTTGCTGAAGAACGCCACCGGATTATGGGGCTGCTTACTGAGGAAACACTGGCACGTTTAGGTCAGTTGTATACCCAAGCGTACCGTGATAATTATGGTGTGCTGATGGCCTTTCATCGAGATGAAATAGCAGTACCACAAGAATTGCAGGTTGCAGCAGATATTGCTTTAGGGCATCGCTGTTTGATGACATTACGATCGCTAGAGCAAGATATTGCTGATCCCCAAAAGAGTTGGAGTCACATCTTAGAATTGGAGGCGATCGCTACTGAAGCAAAACATCTGCGTTGTCGGCTGAATATTCCCGACGGTAAACGGATGTTAGAACAGTTAATTGCGCGATGGCTTTGGCAATTGTTACACGATGCCAATGGTAGTTTTAATGCAGATATCCAACTGTTGGAACGATTGATTGATGTCGGGGATCAACTAAATATTGATGTTTCCCTACAGCGATCGCAGGAACTATATTTTAGTTGTCTGCACAGCCAGATAGGGCCGGTATGTATCACTAGCGTTGATAATGAAGCAGATAATCAGTGTCTTCAGTTGCTCAAGTTGGGCAAAAAGTTAGCCGTTGATGTCAGCATGATCTCAAGTCAACTGCGATAG
- a CDS encoding HNH endonuclease has product MSKTLRIRIPPEVKKYVFQRDKYQCQSCGKTTIETNLSIDHIIPLARGGQHDISNLQTLCLTCNQQKKDNINPHFRRYFQL; this is encoded by the coding sequence ATGAGCAAAACTCTCCGTATTCGTATCCCGCCGGAAGTAAAGAAATACGTTTTTCAACGTGACAAATACCAGTGTCAAAGCTGCGGTAAAACTACTATAGAAACTAACCTCAGTATCGACCATATCATTCCCCTTGCCCGTGGAGGTCAACATGATATCAGCAATTTACAAACCCTCTGTTTAACCTGCAATCAACAGAAAAAAGATAACATTAATCCCCACTTCCGGCGATATTTTCAGCTTTAG
- a CDS encoding glycoside hydrolase family 10 protein, which translates to MVSKFNHQNEQWHVWVVNASFKFMKSSFIVQSWQRLLKSLFPILILISFFTVLLVDSFTPTIAQIPRQEIRGVWMTNNDFDTLKSRDKVQDAVSQLRRLNFNTIYPVVWNSGYVMYPSAIAQGAGIQPFVYKGSDGHDILADLINQAHRKGLLVIPWFEFGFMAPPTSELAINYPHWFTQKRDGSQTSISAAGEVMWLNPFHPKVQQFITNLVLETVTQYDADGIQFDDHMSLPHEFGYDQYTVALYTKETKNPPPTNSQDAAWVKWRADKITAFMVQINQAVKQRKPQAIFSVSPNYYDFAYKFHLQDWLSWIRQNIVDELIVQIYRPDLQSFVANISRQEIQEAQKIIPTGIGVMTGLRNNPVPMQQIKSQVRAAQERGLGVTFFYYESLWNNALEPLNERQAGFATLFRSPALRAKVE; encoded by the coding sequence ATGGTTAGTAAATTCAATCATCAAAACGAGCAATGGCATGTGTGGGTAGTTAATGCATCATTCAAATTTATGAAATCATCTTTTATTGTTCAAAGTTGGCAACGACTACTCAAGTCTCTTTTTCCAATTCTCATTTTAATATCCTTTTTTACTGTATTGTTGGTGGACAGTTTCACTCCTACCATCGCACAGATACCCCGTCAGGAAATTCGCGGGGTTTGGATGACCAATAATGATTTTGACACCCTCAAGAGTCGTGATAAAGTACAGGATGCTGTAAGTCAATTACGACGGCTGAACTTCAACACAATTTATCCTGTGGTGTGGAATTCTGGCTATGTGATGTATCCTAGTGCGATCGCACAAGGTGCAGGTATTCAACCTTTTGTCTACAAAGGTTCAGATGGACATGATATTCTTGCAGACTTGATTAACCAAGCTCATCGCAAAGGATTGCTGGTAATTCCCTGGTTCGAGTTTGGTTTCATGGCTCCCCCAACCTCAGAATTGGCAATAAATTATCCTCATTGGTTCACACAAAAGCGGGATGGTAGCCAAACTTCAATCAGTGCGGCGGGTGAAGTTATGTGGCTCAATCCGTTCCATCCAAAAGTGCAACAGTTTATCACTAATTTAGTGCTAGAAACTGTTACCCAATATGATGCCGATGGCATTCAGTTTGACGATCACATGAGTTTGCCTCACGAATTTGGCTACGATCAATATACAGTTGCTTTGTACACCAAAGAAACTAAGAATCCTCCCCCAACTAATTCCCAAGATGCGGCATGGGTAAAGTGGCGGGCAGATAAAATTACGGCGTTTATGGTACAAATTAACCAAGCTGTGAAGCAGAGAAAACCGCAGGCGATTTTCTCTGTTTCTCCTAATTATTATGATTTTGCTTACAAGTTTCACCTGCAAGATTGGCTGAGTTGGATACGGCAAAATATTGTGGATGAGTTAATCGTGCAAATTTATCGTCCGGATCTGCAAAGTTTTGTAGCTAATATTTCTCGCCAAGAAATTCAAGAAGCGCAAAAAATAATTCCAACTGGAATTGGTGTTATGACAGGGTTACGAAATAATCCAGTTCCGATGCAGCAAATTAAGTCTCAGGTGCGAGCTGCTCAAGAACGCGGTTTAGGCGTAACTTTCTTTTATTATGAAAGTCTTTGGAACAATGCTCTAGAACCTTTAAATGAGCGCCAAGCTGGATTTGCAACTCTCTTCCGCTCTCCCGCACTCCGCGCCAAAGTTGAATAA
- a CDS encoding Gfo/Idh/MocA family protein: protein MIGIAIAGTGFGQKVHIPGFQAHPQTEVVAVYHRDINKARAIAESHKIPHASDSLTDIVALPEVQAVSISTPPFLHYEMAKTVLQAGKHLLLEKPITLNVVEAKELYQLAKEKSVIVAVDFEFRFVPGWQLFAELLSEDYVGKLRLIKIDWLGSSRADTSRPWNWYSDKEKGGGALGSLGSHAFDYIHWLFGSVRRLNAHLTTAIPTRVDPVSGESKPVDTDDNCILTLELANGTPCQLSISAVVHAPRTHWVEVYGDRGTLIVGSENQKDYIHGFRVWGSRPGKPLTEIEIPNRLIFPKNYADGRISAFIRVVDQWVQGIERNQEIIPSLREGIYSQLLMDLSHESHQKASWVNVPSLGEFLSN from the coding sequence ATGATTGGGATTGCGATCGCAGGTACTGGATTTGGTCAAAAAGTCCACATCCCAGGATTCCAAGCACATCCTCAAACTGAGGTAGTTGCTGTTTATCACCGAGATATAAATAAAGCTAGAGCTATAGCAGAATCCCATAAGATTCCCCACGCCTCCGATTCACTTACAGATATTGTGGCATTGCCAGAAGTACAAGCAGTTAGCATCTCTACGCCGCCTTTTTTGCACTATGAAATGGCAAAAACTGTATTGCAAGCTGGCAAACATTTATTATTAGAAAAACCGATAACTTTAAATGTAGTTGAGGCTAAAGAACTTTATCAATTAGCTAAAGAAAAAAGCGTTATTGTAGCTGTAGACTTTGAATTTCGCTTTGTACCAGGATGGCAGTTGTTTGCTGAATTATTGTCAGAAGATTATGTGGGTAAGTTACGCCTAATTAAAATTGATTGGTTGGGTTCTTCTCGTGCTGATACTTCACGCCCTTGGAATTGGTATTCTGATAAGGAGAAAGGAGGCGGTGCATTGGGATCTTTGGGTTCCCACGCCTTCGATTATATTCACTGGTTATTCGGGTCAGTGCGTAGATTAAACGCTCATTTAACTACTGCTATTCCTACACGAGTTGACCCTGTTAGTGGAGAATCGAAGCCAGTGGATACAGATGACAACTGTATATTAACGCTGGAATTAGCGAATGGTACACCTTGCCAACTTTCTATCAGTGCGGTTGTTCATGCACCAAGAACTCATTGGGTAGAAGTATATGGCGATCGCGGTACATTAATTGTGGGTAGTGAAAATCAAAAAGATTATATACATGGTTTTCGCGTTTGGGGTTCCCGCCCTGGTAAACCCCTAACGGAAATAGAAATACCGAATCGGTTAATTTTTCCGAAAAATTATGCTGATGGACGCATTTCGGCATTTATCCGCGTAGTAGACCAATGGGTGCAAGGAATTGAGCGCAATCAGGAAATTATACCATCACTGCGAGAAGGAATTTATTCTCAGTTGTTGATGGATTTATCCCATGAATCGCATCAAAAAGCAAGTTGGGTAAATGTTCCAAGCTTGGGAGAATTTCTTAGCAACTAG
- the cax gene encoding calcium/proton exchanger yields the protein MSTKNIILLVLLLFIPVSLAAHFLEWGELIVFITAGLAILPLAAWMGTATEEIAVVVGPSLGGLLNATFGNATELIIALVALNAGLIDVVKASITGSIISNLLLVMGFSMLLGGLRYKEQTFQPIVARVNAASMNLAVIAILMPTAMNYTSQGINEETLQNLSIAVAVVLILVYALTLLFSMKTHSYLYDVGIAETEGEEAPHAKPNMMLWVGVLLVCTLLVALESEMLVDSLEVATSQLGLTALFTGVILVPIVGNAAEHATAVTVAMKDKMDLSLSVAVGSSMQIALFVAPVLVIAGRVLGKPMDLDFKPFELVAVVVSVLIANSISSDGKSNWLEGTLLLAAYTVLGFAFYFHPVMEGIG from the coding sequence ATGTCAACTAAAAACATTATTCTTCTAGTTTTATTACTGTTTATCCCAGTCTCCTTAGCAGCCCACTTTCTGGAGTGGGGAGAATTGATAGTTTTCATTACAGCTGGATTAGCAATTCTGCCCTTAGCAGCTTGGATGGGTACAGCTACAGAAGAAATTGCTGTTGTAGTGGGGCCATCATTGGGGGGCTTGTTAAACGCTACTTTTGGCAATGCTACAGAACTAATCATTGCCCTAGTGGCACTGAACGCTGGGTTAATAGATGTAGTCAAAGCCAGTATTACAGGATCGATTATTAGCAACTTACTACTGGTAATGGGTTTTTCCATGCTTTTGGGGGGACTGCGCTACAAAGAACAGACATTTCAGCCAATTGTGGCGCGGGTGAATGCTGCTTCGATGAATTTGGCAGTGATTGCCATTTTGATGCCAACGGCGATGAATTATACCTCTCAAGGAATTAACGAAGAAACACTGCAAAATCTTTCTATTGCTGTTGCTGTAGTATTAATTCTGGTTTATGCCCTAACCCTGCTATTTTCAATGAAAACCCACTCCTATCTTTATGATGTGGGTATAGCGGAGACAGAAGGCGAGGAAGCCCCTCACGCAAAACCAAATATGATGTTGTGGGTAGGTGTGTTGCTAGTATGTACTCTACTAGTGGCACTTGAGTCAGAAATGTTAGTAGATTCTCTGGAAGTGGCCACATCTCAGCTAGGTTTGACGGCGCTGTTTACAGGGGTGATATTGGTTCCCATCGTCGGTAACGCGGCTGAACACGCTACAGCAGTCACCGTGGCGATGAAAGATAAGATGGATCTTTCCCTTTCGGTAGCTGTGGGATCAAGTATGCAGATTGCCCTATTTGTCGCACCTGTGCTGGTAATTGCAGGGCGGGTATTAGGTAAACCAATGGATTTGGATTTCAAACCCTTTGAATTAGTAGCTGTGGTTGTGTCAGTGTTGATTGCGAACAGTATTAGTTCTGATGGTAAATCCAATTGGCTCGAAGGCACTTTATTATTAGCTGCTTATACAGTATTGGGGTTTGCCTTCTACTTCCATCCAGTTATGGAAGGTATCGGGTAG
- a CDS encoding DUF4870 domain-containing protein — translation MREKPKQQMRMWATFCHLSALLGWILLVFLVFIGIPLYLPLNLLAPLIIWRLKKTQYPWIDFQGKESINFQISLTLYTLFVIAISLVILFTRFSIAVTTNVSIDEIKDTLDSLLLILISLISFKLVLQSFLVSFASIKAYNGEHYRYPFTIRVLR, via the coding sequence ATGAGAGAAAAACCTAAACAACAAATGCGTATGTGGGCGACCTTTTGTCATTTATCGGCTTTATTAGGGTGGATATTATTGGTTTTTTTAGTATTTATTGGTATTCCCTTATATTTACCTTTAAATCTTTTAGCCCCATTGATAATTTGGAGATTAAAAAAAACACAATACCCCTGGATTGATTTCCAAGGTAAGGAATCTATAAATTTTCAAATTTCTTTAACATTATATACTTTATTTGTTATCGCTATATCCTTAGTTATATTATTCACTAGGTTTAGTATTGCAGTAACTACAAATGTTTCAATTGATGAAATAAAAGACACTTTAGATAGCTTATTACTTATACTTATATCATTGATTTCATTTAAACTTGTACTACAATCATTTTTAGTGAGTTTTGCCTCTATCAAAGCTTACAATGGTGAGCATTATCGTTATCCTTTTACAATTAGAGTTTTACGATAA
- a CDS encoding Ycf66 family protein has translation MLAFVLALVVGFGSLAIYVAAFFFPEIHRKNDFIWSGVGLFYALVLWVFAPRITGGLLLGHVASVALLVWFGWQTLSLRRQLTPQPQQTQVPSPETVKTGIQEQVNKFSLQERLGQLQKSLGSTFSGVKDKVQQTGSKKIPTTPKPEDITSVIAEKPTVEIIDKTTPIPEKPAEEIVTTDTEAKTESVPEAIPPHPPSPELVEAAQPDFEIEEKQPIPVEEIAPNAVLAPPAEAPPEEIPPNQAS, from the coding sequence ATGCTGGCATTTGTCCTAGCTTTGGTGGTCGGTTTTGGTAGTTTAGCCATTTATGTAGCAGCTTTCTTTTTTCCCGAAATCCACCGCAAGAATGACTTTATCTGGAGTGGTGTAGGACTTTTTTATGCTTTAGTCTTATGGGTGTTTGCACCACGCATTACTGGAGGTTTATTGCTGGGTCATGTAGCTAGTGTGGCTCTTTTAGTCTGGTTTGGCTGGCAAACTTTATCATTACGTCGCCAACTGACCCCGCAGCCACAACAAACCCAAGTACCCAGTCCTGAGACGGTGAAAACTGGCATTCAGGAACAGGTAAATAAGTTCTCCCTTCAGGAACGGCTGGGCCAGTTGCAAAAAAGTCTTGGTAGTACCTTCAGTGGTGTAAAAGACAAGGTACAACAAACTGGGAGTAAAAAAATACCCACAACTCCTAAACCTGAAGACATTACCTCTGTAATAGCAGAGAAACCTACTGTTGAGATTATCGACAAAACTACTCCCATACCAGAAAAACCAGCAGAGGAGATAGTTACTACTGACACCGAAGCCAAAACCGAGAGTGTACCGGAAGCGATTCCACCACATCCCCCATCTCCTGAATTGGTGGAAGCAGCGCAACCAGATTTTGAAATTGAGGAGAAGCAACCGATTCCCGTAGAAGAAATTGCGCCAAATGCGGTACTCGCTCCCCCGGCGGAAGCACCACCTGAAGAAATACCGCCTAATCAAGCTAGTTGA
- a CDS encoding serine/threonine-protein kinase, with protein MSYCLNPHCPKPENPNDVKFCRTCGSKLLLKERYRAIKPIGQGGFGKTFLAVDEDKPSKPRCVIKQFYPQAQGTNTLAKAVELFNQEAVRLDELGKHPQIPELLAYFTQDDRQYLVQEFIDGQNLAQELAHRGAFNEIQIRQLLNDLLSVLQFCHARHVIHRDIKPENIILRESDAYGKGEAQRKLVLVDFGAAKSATGAALNQTGTSIGSPEYVAPEQMRGRAVFASDIYSLGATCINLLTQRSPFDSYDTNNDTWVWQQYLKTPVSNQLSRILNKMLESIPIRRYQTVDEVLKDLNQQSQVAATPASPKPIPQSPPNSPPAFVSPSPSQIDLELEQIKTQFLGSKKPQTNKIQPPNPTSGPSSKNEIDQELEELKAKYLGNNNP; from the coding sequence ATGAGCTACTGCCTTAATCCCCATTGTCCCAAGCCGGAAAATCCGAATGATGTCAAGTTTTGCCGGACTTGTGGTTCTAAGTTACTCCTCAAAGAACGTTACCGTGCTATCAAACCAATCGGACAAGGTGGTTTTGGCAAAACCTTCTTAGCTGTAGATGAAGATAAACCTTCAAAACCACGCTGCGTAATTAAGCAATTTTATCCCCAAGCCCAAGGCACTAATACTCTTGCCAAAGCCGTAGAGTTATTTAACCAAGAAGCGGTGCGGTTAGATGAATTGGGCAAACATCCTCAAATTCCCGAACTACTGGCATATTTTACCCAAGATGACCGGCAGTATCTTGTACAAGAATTTATCGACGGGCAGAACTTAGCCCAGGAATTGGCACATAGAGGTGCTTTCAATGAAATCCAAATCCGGCAACTATTAAATGATTTATTGTCAGTATTGCAATTTTGCCATGCTAGACACGTAATTCACCGCGATATTAAGCCAGAAAATATTATTTTACGCGAAAGCGATGCCTACGGCAAGGGCGAAGCCCAACGCAAACTAGTATTAGTAGATTTTGGTGCTGCTAAATCTGCCACTGGCGCCGCCTTAAATCAAACTGGTACAAGTATCGGTAGTCCAGAATATGTTGCACCTGAGCAAATGAGAGGTAGGGCTGTTTTTGCTAGCGATATTTACAGCTTGGGTGCTACTTGTATTAATTTATTAACCCAGCGATCGCCCTTCGATTCTTATGATACCAACAACGATACTTGGGTTTGGCAGCAATACTTGAAAACTCCTGTTAGTAATCAGTTGAGTCGCATTCTCAACAAGATGCTAGAAAGTATTCCAATTCGGCGTTATCAAACAGTAGATGAAGTTCTCAAAGATTTAAATCAACAGTCACAAGTAGCAGCCACACCAGCGTCACCAAAACCTATCCCTCAATCGCCACCCAATTCTCCACCTGCTTTTGTATCGCCATCTCCCAGTCAAATTGATCTAGAATTAGAACAAATTAAAACCCAGTTTTTGGGTAGTAAAAAACCTCAAACAAATAAAATACAACCACCAAACCCTACATCTGGGCCTTCTAGTAAAAATGAAATAGATCAAGAATTAGAAGAATTAAAAGCCAAATATCTTGGTAATAACAATCCCTAA